In a genomic window of Comamonadaceae bacterium OTU4NAUVB1:
- a CDS encoding acyl-CoA dehydrogenase, which translates to MSFRPTLDFLLYDWLDAEGLARRERFSDHSRETFDAVLDTCERIAREKYAPHNRTVDTQEPRFDGERVILPQATHDAHAAFAASGMLSAAQDYDIGGMQLPYTVQAAANAFFAMASVSIGSGMLTSGNANLLMVHGTPMQREVFAKNEFSGRWSGTMCLSEPQAGSSLSDVATRAVPDGDDFADDPLGPRYRLTGNKMWISSGDHELTENIVHIVLAKIPDAEGRLVAGTRGISLFIVPKRLVDTGGALTGERNDVALAGLNHKLGWRGTTNTLLNFGEGRFPVAGRAGAVGYRVGQPGRGLHCMFHMMNEARIGIGMAATMLGMAGYQASLDYAKQRPQGRPTGPEGKDPARPQVRIVEHADVRRMLLAQKSYCEGALALALYCARLVDEQKTAGPADPRAADDARLLLEVLTPIVKSWPSEWCLEANSLAIQVHGGYGYTRDFPVEQYWRDNRLNMIHEGTHGIQAADLLGRKVLMEEGRGLELLAGRMRATAARARGVAALAGFPQALEAALARVVSATREAWSTGDPREALANAVPYMQAFGHTVLAWIWLDVALRSLEGDADAARPATAGRVGAARYFFHYELPKIGAWLEVVERRDPTCTALPEDAF; encoded by the coding sequence ATGAGCTTCCGCCCGACCCTCGACTTCCTGCTCTACGACTGGCTCGACGCCGAGGGCCTGGCGCGGCGGGAGCGTTTTTCCGACCACTCGCGCGAGACCTTCGACGCGGTGCTGGACACCTGCGAGCGCATCGCGCGCGAGAAGTACGCGCCGCACAACCGCACGGTCGACACGCAGGAGCCGCGTTTCGACGGCGAGCGCGTCATCCTGCCGCAGGCGACGCACGACGCGCACGCGGCCTTCGCGGCCTCGGGCATGTTGAGCGCCGCGCAGGACTACGACATCGGCGGCATGCAGCTGCCCTACACGGTGCAGGCGGCGGCCAACGCCTTCTTCGCCATGGCCTCGGTCAGCATCGGCTCGGGCATGCTGACCAGCGGCAACGCCAACCTGCTGATGGTCCACGGCACGCCGATGCAGCGCGAGGTGTTCGCGAAGAACGAGTTCTCCGGCCGCTGGTCGGGAACGATGTGCCTGTCGGAGCCGCAGGCCGGCTCGTCGCTGAGCGACGTGGCCACGCGCGCGGTGCCCGACGGCGACGACTTCGCCGACGATCCGCTCGGCCCGCGCTACCGGCTCACCGGCAACAAGATGTGGATCTCCTCGGGCGACCACGAGCTGACCGAGAACATCGTCCACATCGTGCTGGCCAAGATCCCCGACGCCGAGGGCCGCCTGGTGGCGGGCACGCGCGGCATCTCGCTGTTCATCGTGCCGAAGAGGCTGGTCGACACCGGTGGCGCGCTGACCGGCGAGCGCAACGACGTCGCGCTCGCCGGCCTGAACCACAAGCTGGGCTGGCGCGGCACCACCAACACGCTGCTGAATTTCGGCGAGGGCAGGTTTCCGGTGGCCGGCCGGGCGGGCGCCGTGGGCTATCGGGTGGGGCAGCCGGGCAGGGGCCTGCACTGCATGTTCCACATGATGAACGAGGCGCGCATCGGCATCGGCATGGCCGCCACCATGCTGGGGATGGCCGGCTACCAGGCGTCGCTCGACTACGCGAAGCAGCGTCCCCAGGGCCGTCCGACCGGCCCGGAGGGCAAGGACCCGGCCCGGCCGCAGGTGCGCATCGTCGAGCACGCCGACGTGCGCCGCATGCTGCTGGCGCAGAAGTCGTACTGCGAGGGCGCGCTGGCGCTGGCGCTGTACTGCGCGCGCCTGGTCGACGAGCAGAAGACCGCCGGCCCCGCCGATCCGCGGGCCGCCGACGACGCGCGGCTGCTGCTGGAGGTGCTCACGCCGATCGTCAAGAGCTGGCCGAGCGAGTGGTGCCTGGAGGCCAATTCGCTGGCCATCCAGGTCCACGGCGGCTACGGCTACACGCGCGACTTTCCGGTGGAACAGTACTGGCGCGACAACCGGCTCAACATGATCCACGAGGGCACGCACGGCATCCAGGCGGCCGACCTGCTGGGCCGCAAGGTCCTGATGGAGGAGGGACGGGGGCTGGAACTGCTCGCCGGGCGGATGCGCGCGACGGCCGCGCGCGCCCGGGGCGTGGCGGCGCTGGCGGGGTTCCCGCAGGCGCTGGAAGCGGCGCTCGCGCGCGTGGTCTCGGCGACCCGCGAGGCTTGGTCGACCGGCGATCCACGGGAGGCCCTGGCGAACGCGGTACCCTACATGCAGGCCTTCGGCCACACCGTGCTCGCCTGGATCTGGCTGGACGTCGCGCTGCGATCGCTGGAAGGCGACGCGGACGCCGCCCGGCCCGCCACGGCCGGCCGGGTGGGCGCGGCCCGTTACTTCTTTCATTACGAACTGCCGAAGATCGGCGCCTGGCTCGAGGTCGTCGAGCGGCGCGACCCGACCTGTACGGCCCTCCCCGAGGACGCCTTCTGA
- a CDS encoding Dabb family protein has product MIKHIVMWTLNDPADAPRFKSLLETCKGLVPGMREFYVAVRAEGLEASHDVVLCSVFDDAAALQSYVVHPKHQSVAATLGTLRASRAVFDFEA; this is encoded by the coding sequence ATGATCAAGCACATCGTCATGTGGACGCTCAACGACCCGGCCGATGCGCCGCGTTTCAAAAGCCTGCTGGAGACCTGCAAGGGCCTGGTGCCGGGCATGCGCGAGTTCTACGTCGCCGTGCGCGCCGAGGGGCTGGAGGCCAGCCACGACGTGGTGCTCTGTTCGGTCTTCGACGACGCGGCGGCCCTGCAGTCCTACGTGGTGCATCCGAAGCACCAGTCGGTGGCGGCGACCCTGGGCACGCTGCGCGCATCGCGCGCGGTCTTCGACTTCGAGGCCTGA
- a CDS encoding SDR family oxidoreductase, which produces MAARTVSELFDLTGKTALITGGSRGLGLQMAHALGEAGARVMLSSRKADDLEHATADLQAAGIDARWIAADCAKEEDARRLADQTLERMGAIDILVNNAGASWGAPAESHPVAAWDKVMNLNVRGYFILAQQVANAWMIPNRGGRIINISSIAGLNGNPAEMQTLAYNTSKTAVIGFTRTLAAEWGRHGINVNAICPGFFKTKMASVLIESLGEDRMAAHAPLRRLGDDEDLKGITLLYASAAGKHITGQWLAVDGGVSVVTGA; this is translated from the coding sequence ATGGCCGCCCGCACCGTCTCCGAGCTGTTCGACCTGACCGGCAAGACCGCCCTCATCACCGGCGGCTCGCGCGGCCTGGGCCTGCAGATGGCGCACGCGCTGGGCGAGGCGGGCGCGCGCGTGATGCTCAGCTCGCGCAAGGCCGACGACCTGGAACACGCCACGGCCGACCTCCAGGCCGCCGGCATCGACGCGCGCTGGATCGCCGCGGACTGCGCGAAGGAAGAGGACGCACGCCGCCTGGCGGACCAGACGCTCGAGCGCATGGGCGCCATCGACATCCTGGTCAACAACGCCGGCGCCAGCTGGGGCGCCCCGGCCGAATCGCACCCGGTGGCGGCCTGGGACAAGGTGATGAACCTGAACGTGCGCGGCTATTTCATCCTCGCCCAGCAGGTGGCCAACGCCTGGATGATCCCGAACCGGGGGGGCCGGATCATCAACATCTCCTCGATCGCGGGCCTCAACGGCAACCCGGCGGAAATGCAGACCCTGGCCTACAACACCTCCAAGACCGCCGTCATCGGCTTCACCCGGACGCTCGCGGCCGAATGGGGCCGCCACGGCATCAACGTCAACGCGATCTGTCCGGGCTTCTTCAAGACGAAGATGGCGAGCGTGCTCATCGAGAGCCTGGGCGAGGACCGGATGGCCGCCCACGCGCCGCTGCGCCGCCTGGGCGACGACGAGGACCTGAAGGGCATCACGCTGCTCTACGCGAGCGCCGCCGGCAAGCACATCACCGGCCAGTGGCTGGCGGTGGACGGCGGCGTGAGCGTGGTGACGGGGGCCTGA
- a CDS encoding PaaI family thioesterase: MADTTPIATAAHANPVPDLGTYMHQIPFARLLGFELAKFGGGASEIHYTPAPEHFNTFDVAHGGACMTLLDISMAAAARSDTPEFGVVTIEMKTSFMRPSLGALRGVGRLMHRTATLAFVEASILDEKDQLCAHATGTFKYVKRRLPTGPASANAQRLPSTD; the protein is encoded by the coding sequence ATGGCGGACACGACCCCCATCGCCACCGCGGCCCACGCGAACCCGGTGCCCGACCTGGGCACCTACATGCACCAGATCCCGTTCGCCCGACTGCTGGGCTTCGAGCTGGCGAAGTTCGGCGGCGGCGCCTCGGAGATCCACTACACGCCCGCGCCCGAGCACTTCAACACCTTCGACGTCGCGCACGGCGGCGCCTGCATGACGCTGCTGGACATCTCGATGGCCGCCGCCGCGCGCAGCGACACGCCCGAGTTCGGCGTCGTCACCATCGAGATGAAGACCAGCTTCATGCGTCCGTCGCTCGGCGCGTTGCGCGGCGTCGGCCGCCTGATGCACCGCACCGCCACGCTGGCCTTCGTGGAGGCGTCGATCCTCGACGAGAAGGACCAGCTCTGCGCCCACGCCACCGGCACCTTCAAGTACGTCAAGCGCCGCCTGCCCACCGGCCCGGCCAGCGCCAACGCGCAGCGCCTGCCGTCCACCGACTGA